A window of Lytechinus pictus isolate F3 Inbred chromosome 7, Lp3.0, whole genome shotgun sequence contains these coding sequences:
- the LOC129261056 gene encoding putative nuclease HARBI1: protein MALVNALVGAALRRERVFRDRSNPYELYDDRDMFRKYRFTRDGVSFIIDYIGDELKHTTQRSNALTPALQIFVALRFYAMGSVLDSSATIHGCINQYLYKYVHILFHLLTQYIGYLVKTTKQVLIPCRQAPLALISNEESLNIQTILFLSIIFLQFIKFPCTQEEVRNTQRRFFLLASFPNVVGAIDGTHVRINGVPLGAAEHLYVNRMGFYSINVQLTCNARYEITSISARWPGSTHDSRICRTSVIAQAFREGALNGLLLGDSGYGLQSWLMTPVPLPRTRGERRYNQAHSCTRAVIEQVNGQLKSKFRCLIGGGLNLIPERASDVITACACLHNISKQMKQPEVEQERVDDDADDEANDLNEEGDAMTGKQVRDDIIRIFLHKSTVSLSSFKFTCTKLYLTSVLIPNF from the exons ATGGCGTTGGTGAATGCTCTTGTTGGAGCTGCTCTGCGTAGGGAGCGTGTTTTTCGCGACAGATCCAATCCTTATGAACTGTACGATGACAGAGATATGTTCAGAAAATACCGATTCACCAGAGATGGTGTAAGCTTCATCATAGATTATATCGGAGATGAATTGAAACACACTACTCAAAGGAGTAATGCACTGACCCCAGCACTGCAAATTTTTGTAGCACTGCGGTTCTACGCCATGGGATCTGTGCTGGATAGTTCAGCCACTATCCACGGGTGCA TTAATCAATatctatataaatatgtacatatattatttcatttgttaacACAATATATCGGATACTTGGTTAAAACAACAAAGCAAGTTCTTATTCCTTGCAGGCAAGCTCCATTAGCCTTAATCTCAAATGAAGAGAGTCttaatattcaaacaattctttttttatcaatcatTTTTCTACAGTTCATTAAATTTCCCTGCACACAAGAAGAAGTGCGTAATACCCAAAGACGTTTCTTCCTTCTGGCAAGCTTTCCCAACGTGGTTGGGGCTATTGACGGTACTCATGTTCGGATCAATGGAGTCCCCCTAGGAGCAGCCGAACATCTCTATGTAAACAGAATGGGCTTCTACAGTATAAATGTCCAACTAACATGCAATGCCCGGTATGAGATAACGAGCATTTCTGCTCGATGGCCTGGATCTACTCACGATAGCAGGATTTGCAGG ACCAGCGTAATTGCCCAGGCCTTCAGAGAAGGTGCACTAAATGGATTGTTGCTGGGGGACTCTGGCTACGGCCTCCAATCGTGGCTAATGACACCGGTACCACTGCCAAGAACACGAGGAGAGAGAAGATATAATCA AGCTCACAGTTGCACCAGAGCTGTGATAGAACAAGTCAACGGACAATTGAAGTCTAAATTCCGTTGCCTGATTGGTGGAGGGCTCAACTTGATTCCTGAACGAGCGAGCGATGTTATAACGGCATGTGCCTGCCTTCATAACATAAGCAAGCAGATGAAGCAGCCAGAGGTTGAACAGGAGAGGGTTGACGACGACGCTGATGATGAAGCCAATGACCTCAATGAAGAGGGGGATGCCATGACAGGAAAACAAGTTAGAGATGACATCATTCGTATTTTTTTGCATAAATCCACTGTCAGTTTGTCATCCTTTAAATTTACTTGTACCAAACTTTATCTGACGTCGGTTTTAATACCAAACTTTTGA